The Methanobrevibacter sp. DNA window TCCAGGATAGTCAAGACCTGCAGATACTGAATATACAGGTGCAATTTGACCGGAATGACTCTGGTTGAAGATTGATTTCATTCCATGGAATATTCCTATTTTACCCTTAGTTAAAGCAGCAGCATTATAAGGAGTGTCAACACCTTTTCCACCAGCTTCACAACCGATTAACCTGACATCCTCATCTTCAATGAAATTGTAGAATGCACCTATTGAATTACTTCCACCACCAACACATGCAACAACCGCAGTTGGAAGTCTTCCTTCTTTTTCCAGGAATTGTTCACGTGCTTCAGCACTGATTACAGCTTGGAAATCACGAACCATCATTGGGAATGGATGTGGTCCCATAGTTGAGCCGATTACATAATTAGTATCATGAACACGAGCAATCCAATCTCTGAATGCATCATTTACAGCATCTTTCAATGTTTTGGTTCCGGATTTTACAGGATGAACTTTTGCTCCTAAAAGCTCCATTCTATAAACGTTTAAAGCTTGTCTTTTAGTATCCACTTCACCCATGAATACTTCACATTCCATATCCAATAGTGCTGCTGCAGTAGCTGTAGCTACACCGTGCTGACCTGCACCAGTCTCAGCAATAACTCTTGTTTTTCCCATTTTTTTAGCAAGTAAAACCTGACCTAAAACATTATTAATCTTGTGAGCCCCAGTGTGGTTTAAATCTTCACGTTTTAAGTAGATTTTAGCTCCACCAAGGTCTTTTGTCATTCTTTCAGCATAATATAATAAGGATGGACGTCCTGCATACTCTTTTAATAAAGTATTGAGTTCTTCTACGAAATCTGGGTCATTCATGTAATGATTATATTGTTCTTCCAAATAGATCAATTCATTCATCAATGTTTCAGATATGTATTGCCCACCATATTCTCCATATCTTCCTTTACTCAATTTATAACCTCCACAAGTTCTTTAATCTTATTTTCATCTTTAAATCCATCAGTTTCAAGGCTAGAACTTAAATCAATAGCATATGGATTAAATTCAGAAATAGCTTCTTTTACATTCTCACTATTTAATCCACCAGCCAAGAAAAAGTCCTTTTTTAAATCATTTCTAATCAACCGCCAGTCAAAGGTTTTTCCACTCCCTTTGCCACTATCAAGCAACAGATAATCCGCTTGTGATCGATCATATGTTAACAGGTCAACATCATTTGACATTTCTATAGCATTAATAATTTTTAACCTATTATTTGTTTTTTCTTTTAAATCTTTTATATACTCTTCACTTTCACTACCATGAAGCTGTGCAATTTCAATTATCCCATCATCATATAAATCCAATATTTCATCTTGAGATGCATTTACAAAAACACCGACAGAAACAATTCCTGAATTTAACTCATCTTTCATTTTAGAAGCCAAATCATGTGAAACCTTCCTTTTTGAATCAGCAAATACAAAACCTATGTAATCAGGATTATATTTGTTTACCAATTCAATATCTTCTAATCTTTTAAGCCCACAGATTTTAACTTTAACCATTTTTTAACTCCGCAATCATAGACTTTTTATCATCACTTTTCATTAAAGTTTCACCGATTAAAACAGCATCAACATCATTTTCTTTTAATCTAGTGACATCTTCTTTTGTTTTAATACCACTTTCTGAAATAAACACGACATCCCCACTTACACATCTACGTAGATTGATACTATTATTAATATCAACAGTGAAATCTTTTAAATTTCTATTGTTGACACCAATGATTTCAGCCCCAACAATCATTGCTTTTCTGATTTCATCACCATCATGAGTCTCAACAATAGCTGAAAGCCCTAATTTATGCGCTAAATCCAAATATTTCTTTAATTGAACAACATCAAGTACAGAAACAATTAATAAAATAGCTGATGCACCCAATAGTTTAGCTTCCCATATCATATATTCGTCAACGACGAAATCCTTTCTCAAAAGAGGAATTGAAACATTTTCAGCAATTTCACTCAAATAATCATCAGACCCCATGAAAAAGAAAGGTTCAGTTAAGACTGAAATTGCAGATGCTCCTGCCTGTTCATAATCCTTTGCAATAGCAACATAGTCAAAATCTTCAGCAATTAAACCTTTAGAAGGAGATGCTTTTTTAACTTCCGCAATAATAGAAATTCCATCTTCTTTTAAAGCCTTTTTAAATGAGAATTCATCATTAATTTCCATTGTTGAAACTTCTTTCTTAAGGTCTTCTAAAGGAACTAATTTTTTAGCCTGTTCAACTCTTTCTTTTGTTTTTTCGACAATTTCATCCAACATAATAATCAACTATTTGTAAATTCAATGAATTTTTCAAGTTGTTCTAAAGCTTTACCAGAATCAATCATTTCAGCTGCAAGGTCAACACCATCCCTTAAAGACTCGACTTTGCCTGCAACATACAAACCAGCTGCAGAATTTAATAGAACAGCATTTCTTCTTGGTCCTTTTTCACCTTTTAAGATAGATAATATGATTTCTGCATTTTCACTAGCATCCCCACCTACAAGATCTTCTTTTGATGCTACTTCCATGCCAAAGTATTCTGGTGAGATTTCATAAGACAATGTTTTACCATCTTTGAGCTCTGATACGAAGGTCTTGTCACTAGCAGAGATTTCATCCATACCATCCATCCCATAAACGGAAAGTGCTGAAGTAACACCTAAATTCCTTAAAACATCAATCAATGGTTCAACAAGGTCTTTTTCATAAACACCCAATACCTGCATAGTAGCACCAGCAGGATTTGTTAGAGGACCTAAAATATTGAATATTGTCCTTATTGAAAGTTCTTTTCTAATGCCAGCAACATATTTCATTGATAAATGATAATTTTGAGCAAATAGGAAACATAAATTGATTTCATCTAAGCATTTGATACTTTTTTCAGGATCAATGTAGATGTTAACACCCAATGCTTCCAAAACATCTGCTGCACCACATTTACTTGAAGCTGATCTGTTACCATGTTTTGCAACAGGGACTCCAGCTGCAGAGATTACAATTGATGAAGTAGTAGATATGTTAAATGTGTTTGAACCATCACCACCAGTTCCAACAATTTCTAAAACTTCCCTATCATCCAATATTTTTACACAATGTGCCCTCATAGCTTCAGCAGAAGCAGTAATTTCTTCAATTGTTTCTCCTTTCATTGACATGGCGGTTAAGTAAGCACTCATTTGAACTTCACTTGCTTCACCACTCATGATTTCATCCATAGTCTGATATGCTTCATCATAAGTTAAATCTTGATTTTGATATACTTTTAAAATTGCTTCTTTAATCATAATATCCCTCTTTCAACTTTTTCCATAAAATTTTCCATAATTGTTAAACCATCTGGAGTTAATATTGATTCTGGATGGAACTGAAGTCCATAAACATTGTAATCCTTATGTTTGACTGCCATGACTTCGCCATCATCTTTAGCTTTTGAAATAATTTCCAAACAATCTGGAAGAGTATATTCCTTCAAACTTAAGGAATGGTATCTTCCGACTGTGATTTCATTAGGTAATCCTTTGAATAAAAAATCATAATCCAAAGAAATCTTTGATGATTTACCATGCATCAATCTTTTAGCATGTGAAACATTGCCACCAAATGCAGTACATATTGCTTGATGACCTAAACAAACACCTACGATTGGTATTTTATCATGAAATGCTTTAACTACATCAATGCAAATTCCTGCGTCTTCAGGTTTTCCAGGACCTGGAGATAAGATAATTGCTTCAGGATTTAAATTTTCTATTTCTTCAATGGTTATTTTGTCATTTCTGTAAACTTGAATATCTTCATTAACCTCCCCAATCAATTGGAATAAGTTATATGAAAAACTATCGTAATTATCTATTAAAAGAATCATAAAATTCCTCCATCAGCTATTTTTAAAGCATTAATTACTGCTGCTGCTTTGTTTAAACATTCATCAAACTCTTTATCCGGAACACTGTCTGCAACGATTCCTGCACCGGAACGTATGAAAACTTTGTTGTTACGTGCAAATGCAATTCTAATTGAGATACAAGTGTCTATATTTCCACTTAAATCAACATATCCAATAGCCCCACCATAAATTCCTCTTTTATTATCCTCAAGCTCGTTGATAATTTCACAAGCTCTTAATTTTGGAGCACCGGACAAAGTTCCTGCAGGAAGAATTGAATCAATAGCTGCAAGTGAATCCAAATCACTTCTTAATATTCCGCTAACAGTAGATCCAATATGCATTACATGTGAAAATCTTTCAATTGATAAATATTTATCCACACTTACAGAACCTATTTCAGATATTCTTCCGATATCGTTACGTCCCAAATCAACTAACATATTATGCTCAGCCAATTCTTTTTCATCTGAAAGCAATTCTTCTTCAAGTCTTAAATCCTCTTCTTCAGTTTTTCCACGAGGTCT harbors:
- the trpB gene encoding tryptophan synthase subunit beta gives rise to the protein MSKGRYGEYGGQYISETLMNELIYLEEQYNHYMNDPDFVEELNTLLKEYAGRPSLLYYAERMTKDLGGAKIYLKREDLNHTGAHKINNVLGQVLLAKKMGKTRVIAETGAGQHGVATATAAALLDMECEVFMGEVDTKRQALNVYRMELLGAKVHPVKSGTKTLKDAVNDAFRDWIARVHDTNYVIGSTMGPHPFPMMVRDFQAVISAEAREQFLEKEGRLPTAVVACVGGGSNSIGAFYNFIEDEDVRLIGCEAGGKGVDTPYNAAALTKGKIGIFHGMKSIFNQSHSGQIAPVYSVSAGLDYPGVGPEHAYLRDIGRAEYVPVNDEEAVDAFEYLAKMEGIIPAIESAHAVAHAMKIAPEMDEDDIIMICLSGRGDKDVRSIAEYRGVELNE
- a CDS encoding phosphoribosylanthranilate isomerase, producing the protein MVKVKICGLKRLEDIELVNKYNPDYIGFVFADSKRKVSHDLASKMKDELNSGIVSVGVFVNASQDEILDLYDDGIIEIAQLHGSESEEYIKDLKEKTNNRLKIINAIEMSNDVDLLTYDRSQADYLLLDSGKGSGKTFDWRLIRNDLKKDFFLAGGLNSENVKEAISEFNPYAIDLSSSLETDGFKDENKIKELVEVIN
- the trpC gene encoding indole-3-glycerol phosphate synthase TrpC; protein product: MLDEIVEKTKERVEQAKKLVPLEDLKKEVSTMEINDEFSFKKALKEDGISIIAEVKKASPSKGLIAEDFDYVAIAKDYEQAGASAISVLTEPFFFMGSDDYLSEIAENVSIPLLRKDFVVDEYMIWEAKLLGASAILLIVSVLDVVQLKKYLDLAHKLGLSAIVETHDGDEIRKAMIVGAEIIGVNNRNLKDFTVDINNSINLRRCVSGDVVFISESGIKTKEDVTRLKENDVDAVLIGETLMKSDDKKSMIAELKNG
- the trpD gene encoding anthranilate phosphoribosyltransferase; the protein is MIKEAILKVYQNQDLTYDEAYQTMDEIMSGEASEVQMSAYLTAMSMKGETIEEITASAEAMRAHCVKILDDREVLEIVGTGGDGSNTFNISTTSSIVISAAGVPVAKHGNRSASSKCGAADVLEALGVNIYIDPEKSIKCLDEINLCFLFAQNYHLSMKYVAGIRKELSIRTIFNILGPLTNPAGATMQVLGVYEKDLVEPLIDVLRNLGVTSALSVYGMDGMDEISASDKTFVSELKDGKTLSYEISPEYFGMEVASKEDLVGGDASENAEIILSILKGEKGPRRNAVLLNSAAGLYVAGKVESLRDGVDLAAEMIDSGKALEQLEKFIEFTNS
- a CDS encoding aminodeoxychorismate/anthranilate synthase component II, producing the protein MILLIDNYDSFSYNLFQLIGEVNEDIQVYRNDKITIEEIENLNPEAIILSPGPGKPEDAGICIDVVKAFHDKIPIVGVCLGHQAICTAFGGNVSHAKRLMHGKSSKISLDYDFLFKGLPNEITVGRYHSLSLKEYTLPDCLEIISKAKDDGEVMAVKHKDYNVYGLQFHPESILTPDGLTIMENFMEKVERGIL